One genomic region from Streptomyces sp. NBC_00457 encodes:
- a CDS encoding SCO4848 family membrane protein yields MKLSRPVSWFLLAFGVWSWIIWITFVKNLVKDGSGLAFDDAGDPTAYFWVHLLLAVVSFVLGTVVGGIGLRGIRALRRTS; encoded by the coding sequence ATGAAGCTCAGCCGCCCCGTCTCCTGGTTCCTGCTCGCCTTCGGGGTGTGGAGCTGGATCATCTGGATCACTTTCGTCAAGAACCTCGTCAAGGACGGCAGCGGGCTCGCGTTCGACGACGCGGGCGACCCGACCGCGTACTTCTGGGTGCACCTGCTGCTCGCCGTCGTTTCCTTCGTATTGGGGACGGTCGTCGGCGGCATCGGGTTGCGCGGAATTCGCGCACTGCGCCGAACGTCATAA
- a CDS encoding response regulator transcription factor, producing the protein MSKAPGTVLVVEDEESIADVLAIALRYHRFEVMIAGTVREALTLAERTRPDAALLDVMLPDGDGRALGHQLRAARPDLALVFLTARDSPAEIVGALGFGDDYITKPFNIDEVVARITAVLRRTRSSDVLPQRPPLRYGDLELDETTYCVHRAGRTVELTPTEYALLRFLVRNGGRIVPKEQLLRHVWQYEHTPPESTVVETYISYLRRKLDALGAPVITTRRGVGYGLA; encoded by the coding sequence ATGTCGAAGGCTCCAGGCACTGTGCTGGTCGTCGAGGACGAGGAGAGCATCGCGGACGTCCTCGCCATAGCGCTGCGCTACCACCGGTTCGAGGTGATGATCGCGGGCACCGTCCGTGAGGCACTCACGCTCGCCGAGCGGACGCGGCCGGACGCCGCTCTGCTCGACGTCATGCTGCCGGACGGCGACGGCCGCGCCCTGGGCCACCAACTGCGGGCCGCGCGGCCCGATCTGGCGCTGGTCTTCCTCACTGCGCGCGACTCGCCCGCCGAGATAGTCGGCGCCCTCGGCTTCGGCGACGACTACATCACCAAGCCGTTCAACATCGACGAGGTCGTCGCGCGCATCACGGCGGTCCTGCGGCGCACCCGGTCGTCGGACGTCCTCCCGCAGCGCCCACCACTGCGGTACGGCGATCTGGAGCTGGACGAGACGACGTACTGCGTGCACCGCGCGGGCCGGACGGTCGAGCTCACCCCCACCGAGTACGCCCTGCTGCGCTTCCTGGTGCGCAACGGCGGCCGGATCGTCCCCAAGGAGCAACTCCTGCGCCACGTCTGGCAGTACGAGCACACCCCGCCCGAGTCGACCGTCGTGGAGACCTACATCAGCTATCTGCGGCGCAAGCTGGACGCCCTGGGCGCGCCGGTGATCACCACCCGGCGTGGCGTCGGATACGGACTGGCATGA
- a CDS encoding ATP-binding protein: MVRRNSFRLPRHPASVGLARRRVRDHLTDWGHGPQDPALADAVLLVSELATNVVRHGPLLEREFEVAVTALADGSCLIEVSDEDQAELRPRVVGEWEETGRGLHLVESVAAAWGVWSRGRHGKTVWALVTAAS; the protein is encoded by the coding sequence GTGGTGAGACGCAACTCCTTCCGGCTGCCCCGGCATCCGGCTTCCGTCGGTCTCGCCCGGCGGAGGGTGCGGGATCATCTGACCGACTGGGGACACGGCCCGCAGGACCCGGCGCTGGCCGACGCGGTCCTGCTGGTGTCCGAGCTGGCCACCAACGTCGTACGCCATGGTCCTTTGCTGGAGCGAGAGTTCGAGGTGGCGGTGACCGCTCTCGCGGACGGTTCCTGTCTGATCGAGGTGTCGGACGAGGACCAGGCGGAGCTCCGGCCGCGGGTGGTGGGCGAGTGGGAGGAGACCGGCCGCGGACTCCATCTCGTGGAGAGCGTCGCGGCGGCATGGGGGGTGTGGAGCCGCGGCAGACACGGCAAGACCGTCTGGGCGCTGGTGACGGCCGCCTCCTAG
- a CDS encoding VOC family protein: MSDDESYELLGFDNVLLPVGDLGEAVDFYERAGFAVAFRFDEAGIALLKVGGETPGILLRAEEEFGHRPPTWPSPKVWLEVPNAKMAAQALLGAGIALLDEPFSVATGWTVEIADPWGNVIGLTDYTKRPELARRA, encoded by the coding sequence ATGTCAGATGACGAGTCGTACGAGCTGCTCGGTTTCGACAATGTGCTGCTGCCCGTCGGGGACCTCGGTGAGGCCGTCGACTTCTATGAGCGGGCCGGGTTCGCGGTGGCGTTCCGGTTCGACGAGGCCGGGATCGCGCTGCTGAAGGTCGGGGGCGAGACGCCGGGGATTCTGCTGCGGGCCGAGGAGGAGTTCGGGCACCGGCCGCCGACATGGCCCTCGCCCAAGGTGTGGCTGGAGGTGCCGAACGCCAAGATGGCCGCCCAGGCGCTGCTCGGTGCCGGTATCGCCCTGCTCGACGAGCCGTTCTCCGTGGCCACCGGCTGGACCGTCGAGATCGCCGACCCGTGGGGGAACGTCATCGGGCTCACCGACTACACGAAACGGCCCGAGCTCGCACGGAGGGCCTGA
- a CDS encoding thiol-disulfide oxidoreductase DCC family protein produces the protein MTVDTADRIPVRRLTVLYDTECSLCTFLRDWLIRQPQLVALDMVPAGSREARGRFPGLDHRATLEEITVVGDSGQVYRDTAAWIVVLWALREHRPLAHRLSTPTGSRLARGAVLAAAKWRGGQWGGAKRGGGRTGGGQWGGSVYRRADGWTYEPKLGWFYDPPGCDSGACAAD, from the coding sequence ATGACGGTGGATACGGCGGACCGGATCCCGGTCCGCCGGCTCACCGTCCTGTACGACACCGAGTGCTCCCTGTGCACCTTCCTGCGCGACTGGCTCATACGGCAGCCGCAGCTGGTGGCGCTGGACATGGTGCCGGCGGGATCGCGGGAGGCCCGGGGGCGGTTTCCCGGGCTCGATCACCGCGCGACTCTCGAGGAGATCACCGTCGTCGGCGACTCCGGACAGGTCTACCGCGACACCGCCGCCTGGATCGTCGTCCTGTGGGCGCTGCGCGAGCACCGGCCGCTCGCTCATCGGCTGAGCACCCCGACCGGGTCGAGGCTGGCGAGGGGCGCGGTGCTCGCCGCCGCCAAATGGCGTGGAGGTCAGTGGGGCGGGGCCAAGCGGGGCGGGGGCCGGACGGGCGGGGGCCAGTGGGGCGGCAGCGTGTACCGCCGCGCGGACGGATGGACCTACGAGCCGAAGCTCGGGTGGTTCTACGATCCGCCGGGGTGCGACAGCGGTGCCTGCGCCGCTGATTAG
- a CDS encoding metallophosphoesterase, with protein MVIVFALVALLVLGALVAGNWFVWRRLFRDTTRGPGPVRRTGAVLIAGGWTLTITAFVAERSGAPFWLQQVLAWPGFLWLALSIYLLLAVLAGEVVRPLLRRWLERRASAEVAVPQAVPQEEPIPVGAPADPPAPEPASPAAPPAPSRRLFVSRVIGGAAAAAAVGTVGVGTYGVLNGPSVKRVTVPLAKLPRAAHGFRIAVVSDIHLSPVLGRGFAQKVVDTINATQPDLIAVVGDLVDGSVKDLGPAAAPLAQLRARHGAYFVTGNHEYFSGAEQWVEEVRRLGLRPLENARTELTHFDLAGVNDVSGEDEGQGPDFAKALGDRDTARACVLLAHQPVQIHDAVDHGVDLQLSGHTHGGQLWPGNLIAAAANPTLAGLERYGDTQLYVTRGAGAWGPPTRVGAPSDITVVELASRQA; from the coding sequence GTGGTCATCGTCTTCGCGCTCGTGGCGCTGCTCGTGCTGGGCGCGTTGGTGGCGGGCAACTGGTTCGTCTGGCGCCGCCTGTTCCGCGACACGACGCGCGGTCCGGGCCCGGTGCGGCGCACCGGCGCGGTGCTGATCGCGGGCGGCTGGACCCTGACGATCACGGCCTTCGTGGCCGAACGCTCCGGCGCCCCCTTCTGGCTCCAGCAGGTTCTGGCCTGGCCTGGCTTCCTGTGGCTGGCCCTGTCGATATATCTCCTTCTGGCCGTGCTGGCGGGTGAGGTCGTACGGCCACTGCTGCGGCGGTGGCTGGAGCGGCGGGCGTCCGCGGAAGTCGCCGTACCGCAGGCCGTACCGCAGGAGGAACCCATACCTGTGGGTGCCCCGGCCGACCCGCCCGCACCGGAGCCCGCATCCCCCGCGGCCCCGCCCGCCCCCTCCCGCCGCCTCTTCGTCTCCCGAGTCATCGGCGGTGCCGCGGCCGCGGCCGCCGTCGGCACGGTCGGGGTCGGTACGTACGGCGTCCTGAACGGTCCGAGTGTGAAGCGGGTCACCGTCCCGCTGGCGAAACTCCCGCGCGCGGCGCACGGTTTCCGGATCGCCGTCGTCAGTGACATCCACCTGAGCCCGGTCCTCGGCCGGGGCTTCGCGCAGAAGGTCGTCGACACGATCAACGCGACCCAGCCCGATCTGATCGCGGTGGTCGGCGACCTGGTGGACGGCAGCGTCAAGGACCTGGGCCCGGCGGCGGCACCTCTGGCGCAGCTGAGGGCACGGCACGGCGCGTACTTCGTCACCGGCAACCACGAGTACTTCTCCGGCGCCGAGCAGTGGGTCGAGGAGGTGCGCCGGCTCGGCCTGCGCCCACTGGAGAACGCCCGTACGGAACTGACCCACTTCGACCTCGCGGGCGTCAACGACGTCTCGGGCGAGGACGAGGGCCAAGGCCCCGACTTCGCGAAGGCCCTCGGCGACCGGGACACGGCACGCGCGTGCGTGCTCCTCGCCCACCAGCCCGTCCAGATCCACGACGCCGTCGACCACGGCGTAGACCTCCAGCTCTCCGGCCACACCCACGGCGGCCAGCTCTGGCCCGGCAACCTCATCGCCGCGGCCGCCAACCCGACCCTCGCGGGCCTGGAGCGCTACGGCGACACCCAGCTCTACGTCACCCGCGGCGCGGGCGCGTGGGGGCCGCCGACGCGGGTGGGGGCGCCGTCGGACATCACGGTGGTGGAACTGGCGTCACGCCAAGCGTGA
- a CDS encoding Uma2 family endonuclease, producing MSAASVEQPQDDRPLIAEANRVMERLRGQRVEIIEGLIVVTPLPDLGHARALKKLARPFEVAGLDEDETEVHQGIGVWLPDGPEDYAIPDLCVVDADIDDQLIENNCYDPAAFRLVLEVTSSNWQADLRAKVKAYAQAKIPVYVIVNRKHQRLHVLTDPAGDTYENHRPYVPGEIATLPDTLGAKVTLDVDEILKAGQPRAN from the coding sequence ATGTCCGCAGCATCCGTCGAGCAGCCACAGGACGATAGGCCGCTGATCGCGGAGGCGAATCGCGTCATGGAACGCCTCCGGGGCCAACGCGTCGAGATCATCGAAGGGCTGATCGTCGTGACCCCACTCCCGGACCTCGGTCATGCCAGAGCGCTCAAGAAGCTGGCCCGCCCGTTCGAGGTCGCCGGGCTCGACGAAGACGAGACCGAAGTACACCAGGGCATCGGCGTCTGGCTGCCTGACGGCCCCGAGGACTATGCGATCCCGGATCTCTGTGTGGTGGACGCCGACATCGACGACCAGCTCATCGAGAACAACTGCTACGACCCGGCTGCCTTCCGCCTCGTACTAGAGGTCACCTCCAGCAACTGGCAAGCCGACCTGCGCGCCAAGGTCAAGGCCTACGCCCAGGCAAAGATTCCGGTCTACGTCATCGTCAACCGCAAGCACCAGCGCCTGCACGTCCTCACCGACCCCGCCGGGGACACGTACGAGAACCATCGCCCGTACGTCCCCGGCGAAATCGCCACCCTCCCCGACACTCTCGGCGCCAAGGTCACCCTCGATGTCGACGAGATCCTCAAAGCCGGTCAGCCGAGGGCTAATTGA
- a CDS encoding MMPL family transporter, translated as MARWCYRHRLVVLLLWVGALFGVSFAGSAAGTDYANVFSLPNTDSKKAYDLMEKAFPESSGDTDTIVWKVDEGSVRDGSVQSRIEPALNEIAGMEGVGEVTSPYAAEGGAAQISENGRIAYAQVTFTEQANAVPKELVEDVVDTAQDAERDGLQVELGGQAITRVQEAAQGTSELVGVLAAAIVLFLAFGAFFAMLLPIVVAVVALGIGLMGTGLISHVTNVPDVAPLLGSLIGLGVGIDYALFIVTRHRRGILRGMKPEEAAVKALNTSGRAVLFAGGTVVIALAGMLVMNLRFLDGVVIATSLTVVLGVLAAVTLLPALLGLLGMRVLSRRQRRRLAAAGPEPEHASGPAARWSAYVERRPRSTAVVALLVMVGLSIPVLSIRLGTSDQGNHKESTTTRQAYDLLAEGFGPGFNGPLQVVVDGEATTGLVSSIESTEGVAAVAALPPANGVSVIQVVPTTSPQDVETDRLIDRLRDDVIPAADVEAHVGGVTAVSKDFASVTADRLPYFIAAIITLGFLLLMVAFRSLVVPLTAAVMNLVAAAASFGVLVAIFQWGWGTEILGLGKEGPIAAFLPVIMLSLLFGLSMDYQVFLVSRMHEEWVHTKDNARAVRVGLAETSRVINCAALIMMCVFSAFILSGELEAAMAGIGLAGAVALDAFILRTALVPAAMHLLGNTNWWLPAGLEKRLPHLAVEPREEETEPAMEGAASVVHGYIRTADGEPVGGAAVTLLSKGGRQLDRVTSLADGSYILSVPAPGSYLLATTAASYGSRARHVVVEDGPLVFDVELAEGEVDAVN; from the coding sequence TTGGCACGCTGGTGCTATCGGCACCGGCTGGTGGTCCTGTTGCTGTGGGTGGGGGCACTGTTCGGCGTGAGCTTCGCGGGATCGGCCGCGGGCACGGACTACGCGAACGTCTTCTCCCTGCCCAACACGGACTCCAAAAAGGCGTACGACCTGATGGAGAAGGCGTTCCCGGAGAGTTCCGGCGACACCGACACGATCGTGTGGAAGGTCGACGAGGGATCGGTTCGGGACGGGTCCGTGCAGTCCCGGATCGAGCCCGCGCTGAACGAGATCGCGGGCATGGAGGGGGTCGGCGAGGTCACCAGCCCGTACGCGGCTGAGGGCGGAGCGGCGCAGATCAGTGAGAACGGGCGGATCGCCTACGCCCAGGTCACCTTCACCGAGCAGGCGAACGCCGTGCCCAAGGAGCTGGTGGAGGACGTCGTCGACACGGCGCAGGACGCCGAACGCGACGGCCTGCAGGTGGAGTTGGGCGGTCAGGCGATCACCCGGGTCCAGGAGGCGGCCCAGGGTACGTCCGAGCTGGTCGGCGTCCTGGCGGCGGCGATCGTCCTCTTCCTCGCCTTCGGCGCGTTCTTCGCGATGCTGCTGCCGATCGTCGTGGCGGTCGTCGCGCTGGGCATCGGCCTGATGGGGACGGGACTGATCAGCCATGTCACGAACGTCCCCGATGTCGCCCCGCTGCTCGGCTCGTTGATCGGCCTGGGCGTGGGCATCGACTACGCGTTGTTCATCGTCACCCGGCACCGGCGCGGCATCCTGCGCGGGATGAAGCCGGAGGAGGCGGCAGTGAAGGCCCTCAACACCTCGGGACGTGCCGTGCTGTTCGCGGGCGGCACCGTGGTCATCGCCCTCGCCGGCATGCTGGTGATGAATCTGCGCTTCCTCGACGGCGTGGTCATCGCGACGTCCCTGACCGTCGTGCTGGGCGTGCTGGCCGCGGTCACCCTGCTGCCGGCGCTCCTCGGACTGCTCGGCATGCGGGTCCTCAGCCGCCGGCAGCGGCGTCGGCTCGCCGCGGCGGGACCGGAGCCGGAGCACGCGAGCGGGCCGGCGGCGCGCTGGTCGGCGTACGTCGAACGCCGCCCCCGCTCCACCGCCGTCGTGGCCCTCCTCGTCATGGTCGGCCTCTCGATCCCCGTCCTGTCGATCCGGCTCGGCACCTCGGACCAGGGCAACCACAAGGAGTCGACGACGACCCGGCAGGCGTACGACCTGCTCGCCGAGGGTTTCGGGCCCGGTTTCAACGGGCCGCTGCAGGTGGTGGTGGACGGCGAAGCCACGACGGGGCTCGTCTCGAGCATCGAGTCGACGGAGGGTGTGGCGGCGGTCGCCGCACTGCCGCCCGCGAACGGCGTCTCGGTGATCCAGGTGGTTCCGACCACGTCACCGCAGGATGTGGAGACCGACCGGCTGATCGACCGCCTGCGCGACGACGTCATCCCAGCGGCCGACGTCGAGGCGCACGTGGGCGGGGTGACGGCGGTGTCCAAGGACTTCGCGTCGGTGACCGCCGACCGCCTCCCGTACTTCATCGCGGCGATCATCACCCTCGGTTTCCTGCTGCTGATGGTGGCCTTCCGCTCCCTGGTGGTGCCCCTGACGGCCGCGGTGATGAACCTCGTCGCGGCGGCCGCGTCCTTCGGCGTACTCGTGGCGATCTTCCAATGGGGCTGGGGCACCGAGATCCTCGGCCTCGGCAAGGAGGGCCCGATCGCCGCCTTCCTGCCGGTGATCATGCTGTCCCTGCTCTTCGGCCTCTCGATGGACTACCAGGTGTTCCTGGTGAGCCGCATGCACGAGGAGTGGGTGCACACCAAGGACAACGCGCGTGCGGTCCGCGTGGGCCTGGCGGAGACGAGCCGCGTCATCAACTGCGCGGCCCTGATCATGATGTGCGTCTTCAGCGCCTTCATCCTCAGCGGTGAGCTGGAGGCCGCGATGGCGGGCATCGGCCTCGCCGGGGCGGTCGCCCTCGACGCCTTCATCCTCCGCACGGCCCTGGTACCGGCCGCGATGCATCTGCTCGGCAACACCAACTGGTGGTTGCCGGCCGGCCTGGAGAAGCGGCTGCCGCATCTGGCGGTGGAACCGCGTGAGGAAGAAACGGAGCCTGCCATGGAGGGTGCTGCCTCAGTCGTCCACGGCTACATCCGCACGGCCGACGGCGAGCCGGTCGGGGGCGCAGCGGTGACGCTGCTCTCGAAGGGCGGCCGTCAACTGGACCGGGTCACATCCCTGGCCGACGGCTCATACATCCTGTCCGTCCCGGCACCGGGGTCGTATCTCCTGGCGACGACTGCGGCTTCGTACGGGTCGCGGGCACGGCATGTGGTGGTGGAGGACGGGCCGTTGGTGTTCGACGTGGAGTTGGCGGAGGGGGAGGTGGACGCGGTCAATTAG
- a CDS encoding DUF397 domain-containing protein — protein MPELHWKKSTYSPDASNCVEIATTPTVIHIRDSKTLTGPHLTFPPTTWADFLSHAADARR, from the coding sequence GTGCCCGAACTCCACTGGAAGAAGTCCACTTACAGCCCCGACGCCTCGAACTGCGTCGAGATAGCCACCACCCCGACCGTCATCCACATACGCGACTCCAAAACCCTCACCGGACCTCACCTCACGTTCCCACCCACCACTTGGGCGGACTTCCTCTCGCACGCGGCGGACGCGAGGCGCTGA
- a CDS encoding sensor histidine kinase has translation MTLGRFRCKRGGIHSLRAKLTLANVALLALGIVMATAVSLMTARHYLLDKVDSELVSERISLQNAGFTMEQIESLGEVAVALDNFTADDTDALPNTAASVFVAVDGKGSPVALGPLAPTERQRALAEATDDPAALAAETGPRDVRVGDESYRMVGAKLSDGTIVLIATSTEALHEGMAKALKLDFAFGTMLLALLACLTMLSVSRRMRPLEDMVETSSAIAEGDLTRRVPSSREATLEVEQLRLALNSMLHQVESAYLTRERSAAQLRRFVADASHELRTPLSAIRGYLQLFDRGMLTDPAERKRAGERVMTESDRMGRLVDEMLTLARLDQQPELRFRNVDLSRLVRDAAEDLRVQQPDRPIGVDADGSLLVRADESGLRQVLGNLVGNVRTHTAADVPVRLGVERSDGVVRLRVEDKGPGLAEEDAARIFDRFFRAGGGAGSGLGMAIVQGVVRAHGGDVAVRTAPGEGLAVTVTLPVRAPIPS, from the coding sequence ATGACGCTCGGGCGGTTTCGGTGCAAGCGCGGCGGGATCCACTCGCTGCGCGCCAAGCTGACGCTGGCGAACGTGGCGCTGCTGGCGCTCGGCATCGTCATGGCGACCGCGGTGAGCCTGATGACCGCGCGGCACTATCTGCTCGACAAGGTGGACTCGGAGCTGGTCAGCGAGCGTATCTCGCTGCAGAACGCCGGGTTCACCATGGAGCAGATCGAGTCGCTGGGCGAAGTGGCCGTCGCCCTCGACAACTTCACCGCCGACGACACCGACGCGCTGCCCAACACGGCGGCCTCCGTGTTCGTCGCCGTCGACGGCAAGGGCAGCCCCGTGGCGCTCGGGCCGCTCGCGCCCACGGAGCGGCAGCGGGCGCTCGCCGAGGCCACGGACGACCCGGCCGCGCTCGCCGCCGAGACGGGGCCGCGGGACGTGCGGGTCGGGGACGAGTCGTACCGGATGGTCGGGGCGAAGCTGTCCGACGGCACGATCGTGCTGATCGCCACCTCCACCGAGGCCCTGCACGAAGGCATGGCCAAGGCGCTCAAGCTCGACTTCGCCTTCGGCACGATGCTGCTGGCGCTGCTCGCCTGTCTGACCATGCTCAGTGTGAGCCGCCGGATGCGGCCGCTGGAGGACATGGTGGAGACGTCGTCGGCGATCGCCGAGGGGGACCTGACCCGGCGCGTGCCGTCCAGCCGGGAAGCCACGCTGGAGGTGGAACAGCTGCGGCTCGCCCTCAACTCCATGCTCCACCAGGTCGAGTCGGCGTATCTCACCCGTGAACGCAGCGCGGCCCAGCTGCGCCGCTTCGTCGCCGACGCCTCGCACGAGCTGCGCACCCCGCTGTCCGCGATACGCGGCTATCTCCAGCTGTTCGACAGGGGGATGCTGACCGATCCTGCCGAGCGGAAGCGTGCCGGGGAGCGGGTGATGACGGAGTCCGACCGGATGGGGCGGCTCGTCGACGAAATGCTCACCCTCGCCCGTCTCGACCAGCAGCCCGAACTGCGGTTCCGGAACGTCGACCTGAGCCGCCTGGTGCGCGACGCGGCCGAGGATCTACGGGTGCAGCAGCCGGACCGGCCGATCGGCGTCGACGCCGACGGCTCCCTGCTGGTGCGCGCCGACGAGTCGGGGCTGCGGCAGGTGCTGGGCAACCTGGTGGGCAACGTACGCACGCACACGGCGGCCGATGTGCCGGTCCGGCTGGGCGTGGAGCGGAGCGACGGCGTCGTACGGCTGCGCGTCGAGGACAAGGGACCGGGGCTCGCCGAGGAGGACGCGGCCCGGATCTTCGACCGGTTCTTCCGGGCCGGGGGCGGCGCGGGCAGCGGACTGGGGATGGCGATCGTGCAGGGTGTCGTACGGGCGCACGGGGGCGATGTGGCGGTGCGGACGGCGCCGGGTGAGGGGCTGGCGGTGACGGTCACCCTGCCGGTGCGGGCGCCCATACCGTCGTAG
- a CDS encoding TetR/AcrR family transcriptional regulator, which translates to MPANNDGPDEGSTPSKSEQTRAVILETAMRLFQERGYDKTTMRAIAQEAGVSVGNAYYYFAGKEHLIQGFYDRIAAEHQAAVREVLDRETGLEARLAGVLKAWLDVAQPYHEFAVQFFKNAADPDSPLSPFSPESEHARVEAISVHREVLSGATKTKVPEELRDILPELMWLSQMGLVLYWIFDRTEGRERSYRLAERGARLTALGVSLARFRVLRPLVREVHELFTDFLPGMTKVLTEPGDSKGRRGE; encoded by the coding sequence GTGCCTGCGAACAACGACGGCCCCGATGAGGGCAGTACCCCGAGCAAGTCCGAGCAGACCCGCGCGGTGATCCTGGAGACGGCGATGCGGCTCTTCCAGGAGCGGGGGTACGACAAGACCACCATGCGGGCCATCGCCCAGGAGGCCGGAGTCTCCGTCGGCAACGCGTACTACTACTTCGCCGGCAAGGAACACCTGATCCAGGGCTTCTACGACCGGATCGCCGCCGAGCACCAGGCGGCGGTCCGGGAGGTCCTGGACCGGGAGACGGGTCTGGAGGCGCGGCTCGCGGGCGTCCTGAAGGCGTGGCTCGACGTCGCACAGCCGTACCACGAGTTCGCTGTGCAGTTCTTCAAGAACGCCGCCGATCCCGACAGCCCGCTCAGCCCCTTCTCCCCGGAGTCGGAGCACGCGCGCGTGGAGGCCATCTCCGTCCACCGCGAGGTGCTCTCCGGCGCTACGAAGACCAAGGTCCCGGAGGAACTGCGGGACATCCTCCCCGAGTTGATGTGGCTCTCCCAGATGGGGCTCGTCCTGTACTGGATCTTCGACCGGACCGAAGGACGCGAGCGGAGCTATCGCCTGGCCGAGCGAGGGGCACGGCTCACCGCGCTCGGCGTGTCGCTGGCCCGCTTCCGGGTGCTGCGGCCGCTGGTGCGGGAGGTGCATGAGCTGTTCACGGACTTCCTTCCCGGGATGACGAAGGTGCTGACGGAGCCGGGGGACAGCAAGGGGCGCCGGGGCGAGTGA
- a CDS encoding nucleotidyl transferase AbiEii/AbiGii toxin family protein, with protein sequence MKLPALHCRLLADALEAGEAYELALAGGYAVQAHGLVTRLSQDLDFATRHPASMTDIVPRLADGLRSRGWAVAVVDVRPLKARLLVTDPDSREACEVDLLKEALSRRPVAMDVGPVVSLEDLVVMKVRALGDRGLPRDVIDVHAACRYYSVIELEQLGLRDEAEFDLRELRDRLESVVWVSDEEFAAYGLGPEAITQLRQWALDWESDLGLRLAEDYEDGEDPESGHY encoded by the coding sequence ATGAAGCTGCCCGCGCTGCATTGCCGTCTGCTCGCGGATGCCCTGGAGGCGGGCGAAGCGTACGAGCTGGCCCTGGCCGGCGGGTACGCGGTGCAGGCTCACGGCCTGGTCACTCGCCTGAGCCAGGACCTGGACTTCGCGACCCGGCACCCCGCGTCGATGACGGACATTGTGCCGCGTCTCGCGGACGGTCTGCGAAGCAGGGGCTGGGCGGTTGCCGTGGTCGATGTCAGGCCGCTGAAGGCGAGGCTGCTCGTCACGGACCCGGACAGCAGGGAAGCCTGCGAGGTCGACCTCCTCAAGGAGGCCCTGTCCCGTAGGCCCGTTGCCATGGACGTCGGGCCGGTGGTCAGTCTTGAGGATCTGGTGGTCATGAAGGTGCGCGCGCTCGGTGATCGTGGCCTGCCGCGGGACGTGATCGACGTACATGCGGCCTGCCGGTACTACTCCGTGATCGAACTCGAGCAGCTGGGGCTGCGCGATGAAGCCGAGTTCGATCTCAGGGAGCTGCGGGACCGGCTGGAGAGCGTCGTCTGGGTGAGCGACGAGGAATTCGCCGCATACGGGCTCGGGCCCGAGGCGATCACCCAGCTGCGCCAGTGGGCGCTGGACTGGGAATCCGATCTCGGGCTTCGGCTCGCCGAGGATTACGAAGACGGCGAGGATCCGGAAAGCGGCCACTACTGA
- a CDS encoding helix-turn-helix domain-containing protein — MPPASTPTLRQRRLGAELRKARERAGLTATGAAARLGVNQGRVSMIETGRSPLSADRVRSLARTYDCGDPRLVDALATMAQRQTRGWWDSYRDYLPVGLIDLAELEHHAAALRVALVIHIPALLQTTDHARALFKEAVPELRQYEIEHRVSHRIKRQGILHREDPPPYTAVLHECALHMGYGGPATVRAQLQHLLDMSELDHVSVRVIPFGKGSFPGTGQSVDYLAGPVPQLDTVQLDTHHGCEFLDAEAQLEKYRLVLDRMEANALKPAESRDLIHRIAQTV; from the coding sequence TTGCCACCCGCCAGCACACCGACCCTGCGACAACGGCGTTTGGGGGCTGAACTGCGCAAGGCTCGCGAGCGAGCGGGGCTGACGGCCACTGGCGCAGCCGCAAGACTCGGCGTCAACCAAGGGCGGGTCAGCATGATCGAGACAGGGCGCAGCCCCCTCAGCGCCGACCGTGTCCGCTCACTCGCACGCACCTATGACTGCGGAGACCCCCGCCTCGTGGATGCCCTCGCCACGATGGCGCAACGCCAGACGCGCGGCTGGTGGGACAGCTACCGCGACTACCTGCCGGTCGGCCTCATCGACCTCGCCGAGTTGGAACACCACGCGGCAGCCCTGCGCGTCGCCCTGGTCATTCACATCCCCGCCCTGCTCCAGACGACCGACCACGCCCGCGCCCTCTTCAAGGAGGCGGTGCCTGAATTGCGGCAGTACGAGATCGAGCACCGCGTCAGCCACCGGATCAAGCGACAGGGAATCCTCCACCGCGAGGACCCGCCCCCGTACACAGCCGTGCTCCACGAGTGCGCACTGCACATGGGGTACGGCGGCCCTGCTACCGTGCGCGCCCAGCTCCAGCACCTTCTGGACATGAGCGAGCTGGACCACGTCTCCGTAAGAGTGATCCCGTTCGGCAAGGGCTCCTTTCCCGGCACCGGACAGTCCGTCGACTATCTGGCGGGGCCGGTTCCCCAGCTGGACACTGTTCAGCTGGACACCCATCACGGCTGCGAGTTCCTGGACGCCGAGGCCCAATTGGAGAAGTACCGACTCGTACTCGACCGCATGGAGGCGAACGCCCTCAAGCCCGCAGAGTCCCGTGACCTGATCCACCGCATCGCCCAGACCGTCTGA